The following proteins come from a genomic window of Deinococcus sp. KSM4-11:
- the phnE gene encoding phosphonate ABC transporter, permease protein PhnE: MTLFVIAGILGAVIAVLSGLAGGSMRRLGLAGALTSLLVAGTLPLTPGVGLRATDTVSPTVLGLLPVAPWLLLSLLALVASVWTARRGGRVAALGSVIAGAVLLLSLIVWTRQPSQLAHVQPLPGVMEVVAGLLLLALVQVFTWTGPQRRTGLLVGFALGVALTGYLLSPDGRTKFPSTPGYYRVMRPVPADETTRLISGYNADLANLNAIRKSIDLPPLPPIKAVSELGAQGLPQAIADQGYRLLQPARPAYGEPVLFLTAALLLVSGLLHLRRPQLQQASDWLTGSVIAVLVTLLVPSFAATNFNLSQLVRGAPFLRDFLSRSWPPNLAQVNPQNPSANIYPLQEVMSQMALTVEIALVGTFIATLFALPLSFLAARNLTARHVLMRASYVVVRTFFNVDRGIDTLILALVFVAAVGLGPFAGVLAMAIHSVADLGKLYSEAIENAERGPIEALESVGATGTNVLRWGILPQVLPLFTSYTLYRFEINFRVSIVLGFVGAGGIGFFIQGAMASGHYDQMIIGVIAIIVIVNLIDFLSSELRRRLV, from the coding sequence GTGACCCTGTTCGTGATCGCCGGCATTCTGGGCGCCGTGATCGCCGTATTGAGCGGCCTGGCGGGCGGCAGCATGCGCCGCCTGGGGCTGGCGGGCGCCCTCACGTCGCTGCTGGTGGCGGGGACGCTGCCGCTCACGCCCGGTGTGGGCCTGCGCGCCACCGACACCGTCTCCCCCACCGTGCTGGGGCTGCTGCCGGTGGCGCCGTGGCTGCTGCTGAGCCTGCTGGCCCTGGTCGCCAGCGTCTGGACAGCCCGGCGCGGCGGGCGGGTCGCGGCGCTGGGCAGCGTGATCGCGGGCGCGGTGCTGCTGCTGTCGCTGATCGTGTGGACCCGCCAGCCGTCACAGCTGGCCCACGTCCAGCCGCTGCCGGGCGTCATGGAGGTCGTGGCGGGCCTGCTGCTGCTGGCGCTGGTGCAGGTGTTCACCTGGACCGGCCCACAGCGGCGCACGGGGCTGCTGGTCGGGTTCGCGCTGGGCGTGGCGCTCACGGGGTATCTGCTCTCCCCGGATGGCCGCACCAAATTCCCCAGCACGCCCGGCTACTACCGCGTCATGCGCCCGGTGCCGGCCGACGAGACGACCCGGCTGATCAGCGGCTACAACGCCGATCTGGCGAACCTCAATGCCATCCGCAAGAGCATCGATCTGCCGCCCCTGCCGCCCATCAAGGCCGTGTCGGAACTCGGCGCACAGGGCCTGCCGCAGGCCATTGCCGATCAGGGCTACCGGCTGCTGCAACCCGCCCGGCCCGCCTACGGGGAGCCCGTGTTGTTCCTCACGGCGGCGCTCCTGCTCGTCTCGGGCCTGCTGCACCTCCGGCGACCGCAGCTGCAACAGGCCAGCGACTGGCTGACCGGCAGCGTGATCGCCGTGCTGGTCACGCTGCTCGTGCCGTCGTTCGCGGCCACGAACTTCAACCTCTCGCAACTGGTGCGCGGCGCTCCGTTCCTGCGGGATTTCCTGAGCCGCTCCTGGCCGCCGAATCTGGCGCAGGTGAACCCGCAGAACCCCAGCGCGAACATCTACCCCCTGCAGGAAGTCATGAGTCAGATGGCGCTCACGGTCGAGATCGCGCTGGTCGGCACCTTCATCGCGACCCTGTTCGCCCTGCCCCTGTCGTTCCTGGCGGCCCGCAACCTGACCGCCCGGCACGTGCTGATGCGCGCGTCGTACGTTGTCGTGCGCACCTTTTTCAACGTGGATCGGGGCATCGACACGCTGATCCTGGCGCTGGTGTTCGTCGCGGCCGTGGGCCTGGGGCCCTTTGCCGGCGTCTTGGCCATGGCGATCCACTCGGTGGCGGATCTGGGCAAGCTGTACTCCGAGGCGATCGAGAACGCGGAGCGCGGCCCCATCGAGGCGCTGGAATCGGTGGGCGCCACCGGCACGAACGTGCTGCGCTGGGGCATCCTGCCGCAGGTGCTGCCGCTGTTCACGAGCTACACGCTGTACCGCTTCGAGATCAACTTCCGGGTGTCCATCGTGCTGGGCTTCGTCGGGGCCGGCGGGATCGGCTTTTTCATCCAGGGGGCCATGGCGTCGGGCCACTACGACCAGATGATCATCGGGGTGATCGCCATCATCGTGATCGTGAACCTGATCGACTTCCTGTCCAGCGAACTGCGCCGCCGCCTCGTCTGA
- the coxB gene encoding cytochrome c oxidase subunit II — protein MNAVPTLDPASSLAWPLTRLMWIVFALGGAVFVAVATFTAYYAWRYRHRGARGEPPQIFGNAREEVLWMVGAAALLAGLFALAWWTMNRVDPAPPAGRTPDVIVTGHQWYWEAAYPAAGGRGAVRVANEVHIPAGQRLLVELRSADVIHDLWLPRLGRKMDAVPGQSNWLWLEADRPGRYGGTCAEFCGAQHAWMRLDVVADAPEAFGAWLAAQARSAAPPSVAAAQAGAALFAREGCGTCHALRGVGARGGPGPDLTHFASRQIIAGGVLTNTPANLRTWLRAPQAVKPGTRMPTYPLTDADLGHLGAYLGGLK, from the coding sequence GTGAACGCAGTGCCCACGCTCGATCCGGCGTCCAGCCTGGCATGGCCACTGACCCGGCTGATGTGGATCGTGTTCGCGCTGGGCGGCGCGGTCTTCGTGGCCGTGGCGACCTTCACCGCGTATTACGCGTGGCGCTACCGACACCGGGGCGCGCGGGGCGAGCCGCCGCAGATTTTCGGCAACGCCCGCGAGGAAGTCCTCTGGATGGTCGGTGCCGCCGCACTCCTCGCCGGTCTGTTTGCCCTGGCGTGGTGGACGATGAACCGGGTCGACCCGGCCCCCCCCGCCGGGCGCACTCCCGACGTGATCGTGACCGGCCACCAGTGGTACTGGGAGGCGGCGTACCCGGCGGCCGGCGGCCGGGGGGCCGTGCGGGTAGCAAACGAGGTCCACATTCCCGCCGGTCAGCGCCTACTGGTCGAGCTGCGCAGTGCCGACGTCATTCATGACCTGTGGCTGCCGCGCCTGGGCCGCAAGATGGACGCCGTGCCCGGCCAGTCCAACTGGCTGTGGCTGGAGGCGGATCGGCCGGGCCGCTACGGCGGAACGTGCGCGGAATTCTGCGGCGCGCAACATGCCTGGATGCGCCTGGACGTCGTGGCGGACGCTCCGGAGGCCTTCGGCGCGTGGCTGGCGGCCCAGGCCCGATCGGCCGCGCCGCCGTCCGTGGCGGCCGCCCAGGCGGGGGCCGCCCTGTTCGCGCGCGAGGGCTGTGGCACCTGCCACGCCCTGCGCGGCGTGGGTGCGCGCGGCGGGCCGGGGCCAGACCTGACCCACTTCGCCTCCCGGCAGATCATCGCGGGGGGCGTCCTGACGAACACGCCCGCGAACCTGCGCACGTGGCTGCGCGCCCCGCAGGCAGTCAAGCCCGGCACGCGCATGCCCACGTATCCCCTGACCGACGCCGATCTCGGCCACCT
- a CDS encoding phosphate/phosphite/phosphonate ABC transporter substrate-binding protein, with the protein MKRRALLTALGLGLLSAAYAAPITVRVGFNPTQNSDQINAAAKAIASYLEEKFGGTIAVEPFVPTDYRGLIEAMRAGKLDFAFYPPDGYVLAHRDAGAQVLLKSVRNGSPVYWAAIVVRKDSGIKNVAGLEGKSIAWIDPNSASGYTFPRAGLMAQGINPDKFFSKQVYAGKHDAAVLAVLNKSVDATATFANDDKNVSGSWTQFLKPEQAAQLTAIYYTKPIPGDTFAVAPQFQKKYPALTAGIAAAMRQIKDPQSKLLMNLYTINYMVNAKDSDYDVVRETRKAMGLDK; encoded by the coding sequence ATGAAAAGACGCGCTCTCCTGACGGCCCTCGGCCTTGGTCTGCTTTCCGCCGCGTACGCCGCGCCCATCACCGTGCGGGTCGGCTTCAACCCCACCCAGAATTCGGACCAGATCAACGCGGCCGCCAAGGCCATCGCCAGCTACCTGGAGGAGAAGTTCGGCGGCACCATCGCCGTCGAGCCCTTCGTGCCCACCGATTACCGCGGGCTGATCGAGGCCATGCGGGCGGGCAAGCTGGACTTCGCGTTCTACCCCCCGGACGGCTACGTGCTCGCCCACCGGGACGCCGGCGCGCAGGTGCTGCTCAAGTCAGTACGCAACGGCTCGCCCGTGTACTGGGCGGCGATCGTGGTGCGCAAGGACAGCGGTATCAAGAACGTGGCCGGGCTGGAAGGCAAGAGCATCGCGTGGATCGACCCGAACAGCGCGTCGGGCTACACCTTCCCGCGCGCGGGCCTGATGGCGCAGGGCATCAACCCGGACAAGTTCTTCAGCAAGCAGGTCTACGCCGGCAAGCACGACGCGGCCGTCCTGGCCGTGCTGAACAAGTCCGTGGACGCGACCGCGACCTTCGCGAACGATGACAAGAACGTCAGCGGCTCCTGGACGCAGTTCCTGAAGCCCGAGCAGGCCGCGCAACTCACGGCCATCTACTACACCAAGCCCATTCCCGGCGACACCTTCGCCGTCGCGCCGCAGTTCCAGAAGAAGTACCCGGCGCTCACGGCCGGCATCGCGGCGGCCATGCGGCAGATCAAGGATCCGCAGAGCAAGCTGCTGATGAACCTGTACACCATCAACTACATGGTGAACGCCAAGGACAGCGATTACGACGTGGTCCGCGAGACCCGCAAGGCCATGGGGCTCGACAAGTAA
- the phnC gene encoding phosphonate ABC transporter ATP-binding protein, protein MIEVRSLTKTFADGTRALDDVSVSIPDGDFVAVVGLSGAGKSTFLRCLNRLVEPTSGSILVNGQDVAPLQGRQLQAYRRTVGFIFQQFNLVTRLTVLENVLHGRLGYHSTLSGLLGLYREEDYARARDAIRVVGLTGREDTRVSSLSGGQQQRVAIARAIAQNPQLLLADEPMASLDPRLSDVILGLLRGYNEQQGVSVMINIHVLEHARRYCKHFLAFNRGQLVAQGPIENLTPELETLIYQGDLGTL, encoded by the coding sequence ATGATTGAAGTCCGTTCGCTCACCAAGACCTTTGCAGATGGCACCCGCGCCCTTGACGACGTCAGCGTGAGTATTCCCGACGGGGATTTCGTGGCGGTCGTGGGGCTGTCCGGCGCGGGCAAGTCCACCTTCCTGCGCTGCCTGAATCGCCTGGTGGAACCGACCAGCGGCTCGATCCTGGTCAATGGCCAGGACGTCGCGCCGCTGCAGGGCCGGCAGCTGCAGGCCTACCGGCGCACAGTCGGGTTCATCTTCCAGCAGTTCAACCTGGTGACCCGCCTGACGGTGCTGGAGAACGTGCTGCACGGCCGCCTGGGCTACCACTCCACGCTCAGCGGGCTGCTCGGCCTGTACCGCGAGGAGGATTACGCGCGGGCCCGTGACGCCATCCGGGTGGTCGGCCTGACCGGCCGCGAGGACACGCGGGTCAGTTCCCTGTCGGGCGGCCAGCAGCAGCGTGTGGCCATTGCCCGCGCCATCGCGCAGAACCCCCAGCTGCTGCTGGCGGATGAGCCCATGGCAAGCCTCGATCCGCGGCTCTCGGATGTCATTCTGGGCCTGCTGCGCGGGTACAACGAACAGCAGGGAGTCAGCGTGATGATCAACATTCACGTGCTGGAGCACGCCCGGCGGTACTGCAAGCACTTCCTGGCCTTCAACCGGGGGCAGCTGGTCGCGCAGGGGCCGATCGAGAACCTCACGCCGGAACTGGAAACCCTGATCTACCAGGGCGACCTGGGGACGCTGTGA
- a CDS encoding PucR family transcriptional regulator, with the protein MTGLPLPTVHDLLALPAFAGAQVLGGEGGLRRTVTWVHVSELLDAARFLSGGELLLSTGLELSRTSPEAGAAYLRSLADGGAHGLALELVGPLREVPPALLAEARHLDFPLLAFRHEVRFADLTRAAHARILARGVPDVTSGLDSVALALRETGRAEVFRDAQLGPLLALPARPQSTLLGTLDALIAGQFNIAQVARTLGVRRQTVYYRLEQLRALLGNLDDPRRQLALRLALDLSPEAPMAPGTESS; encoded by the coding sequence ATGACGGGCCTGCCGCTGCCCACCGTGCACGACCTGCTGGCCCTGCCTGCCTTCGCCGGGGCTCAGGTGCTGGGCGGGGAGGGCGGGCTGCGCCGCACGGTCACCTGGGTGCACGTGTCCGAGCTGCTGGACGCGGCGCGGTTTCTCTCGGGCGGAGAACTGCTGCTCAGCACCGGACTGGAACTCTCCCGCACCAGCCCCGAGGCCGGGGCAGCCTACCTGCGGTCGCTGGCGGACGGGGGCGCGCACGGGCTGGCCCTGGAACTGGTGGGGCCGCTGCGCGAGGTGCCGCCCGCCCTGCTGGCCGAGGCCCGGCACCTGGACTTCCCGCTCCTGGCCTTCCGGCATGAGGTGCGCTTCGCCGACCTGACCCGCGCGGCCCACGCCCGGATCCTGGCGCGCGGCGTCCCCGACGTGACCAGCGGCCTGGACAGCGTGGCCCTGGCCCTGCGGGAGACGGGCCGCGCCGAGGTGTTCCGGGACGCGCAGCTGGGGCCGCTGCTGGCCTTGCCCGCCCGCCCCCAGAGCACGCTGCTGGGCACGCTCGACGCCCTGATCGCCGGGCAGTTCAACATCGCGCAGGTGGCCCGCACGCTGGGCGTCCGACGACAGACGGTGTACTACCGCCTGGAGCAGCTCCGGGCGCTGCTGGGCAACCTCGACGATCCGCGCCGGCAGCTGGCCCTGCGGCTGGCGCTGGACTTGTCGCCAGAAGCACCGATGGCGCCCGGCACCGAGAGCAGCTGA
- a CDS encoding helix-turn-helix domain-containing protein — protein sequence MLYRELPPDPRLSTLARAFWRVQEEHTPDTQEHRLLPEGTVNLTFQTGASWHGTLDRAALTRLPEATLSGLSLAPQRMVSPGLQRAMGVDLYPWAARQLFGWSLGSPDLDLLARYPWPTRDIGALLRENDWDGAQALLEHWLLLLWIERAREPGKGIQAAGQLYASHGVIRVATLAETLNVSSRQLERLFAQEVGVNAKTLARLIRFQEVSHRLQRDPQQPLALLAYDLNFADQAHLTREFRALAQLTPGAFADFALLRAGHPVRREVQSL from the coding sequence ATGCTGTACCGGGAGCTTCCCCCTGATCCGCGTCTGAGCACGCTGGCCCGCGCGTTCTGGCGCGTGCAGGAGGAACACACCCCGGACACCCAGGAGCACCGCCTGCTGCCCGAGGGCACCGTGAACCTGACCTTCCAGACGGGCGCGTCGTGGCACGGCACACTGGACAGGGCGGCCCTCACCCGCCTGCCCGAGGCGACCCTCTCGGGCCTGAGCCTCGCGCCGCAGCGCATGGTCTCGCCCGGCCTGCAACGTGCGATGGGCGTCGACCTGTACCCCTGGGCCGCCCGGCAGCTGTTCGGCTGGTCGCTGGGCTCACCGGACCTCGACCTGCTGGCCCGTTATCCGTGGCCCACCCGCGACATCGGGGCCCTGCTGCGCGAAAACGACTGGGACGGCGCGCAGGCGCTGCTCGAGCACTGGCTGCTGCTGCTGTGGATCGAGCGGGCCCGTGAGCCCGGCAAGGGCATTCAGGCGGCCGGGCAACTGTACGCGTCGCACGGCGTGATCCGGGTGGCCACCCTGGCCGAGACCCTGAACGTCAGTTCCCGGCAGCTCGAACGGCTGTTCGCGCAGGAGGTCGGCGTGAACGCCAAGACCCTGGCCCGCCTGATCCGCTTTCAGGAAGTGTCCCACCGACTGCAACGCGATCCTCAGCAGCCCCTGGCGCTCCTCGCCTACGACCTGAACTTCGCCGATCAGGCCCACCTGACGCGGGAATTCCGCGCGCTGGCGCAGCTCACCCCGGGCGCCTTCGCGGACTTCGCCCTGCTCCGGGCGGGCCACCCGGTCCGGCGGGAGGTTCAGTCCCTGTAA
- a CDS encoding NAD(P)-dependent alcohol dehydrogenase gives MTTISSKTSVLTGHRTLGWEQREVATPGPHEVRVQVARIGVCGSDVHYFTHGRIGKFIVEGPLVLGHEVSGVVDAVGEGVTRVKPGDRVALEPGVPCRRCTYCKTGAYNLCPDMTFMATPPVDGALSEYVVWPDDFVFPVPDTVSDDAAALLEPLAVGIWAARKGDVRPGHSVAVLGAGPIGCTTVMAAKAAGATTIIAVDLEDFRLDLARQVGATHTFNARSGDALAYIRELCAERDGLPLSHGGVDVAFETAGSLPTTRLTLAAPKPGGVAVLVGLPADPEVSLDIVSAASREVTLRGVFRYANCYPAAVELVASGAVNLDALVTHRYAFDQTPAAFEFADREKKTSMKVMIDVS, from the coding sequence ATGACCACGATCTCATCCAAGACGTCCGTCCTGACCGGCCACCGCACCCTCGGCTGGGAACAGCGCGAGGTCGCCACCCCCGGCCCTCACGAGGTACGCGTCCAGGTCGCCCGCATCGGCGTGTGCGGCAGCGACGTCCACTACTTCACGCATGGCCGCATCGGAAAATTCATTGTGGAGGGGCCGCTGGTGCTCGGTCATGAGGTGAGCGGCGTGGTGGACGCTGTCGGTGAGGGCGTGACCCGCGTGAAACCCGGCGACCGCGTGGCCCTGGAACCCGGCGTACCCTGCCGCCGCTGCACGTACTGCAAGACCGGCGCGTACAACCTCTGCCCGGACATGACCTTCATGGCCACGCCCCCGGTCGACGGCGCCCTTAGCGAGTACGTGGTGTGGCCCGACGATTTCGTGTTCCCCGTCCCCGACACGGTGTCCGACGACGCCGCCGCGCTCCTCGAGCCGCTCGCCGTGGGCATCTGGGCGGCCCGCAAGGGAGACGTCCGACCCGGCCACTCGGTCGCGGTGCTGGGGGCCGGCCCGATCGGCTGCACCACCGTCATGGCCGCGAAGGCCGCCGGCGCGACGACCATCATCGCCGTCGACCTGGAGGACTTCCGGCTCGATCTGGCGCGGCAGGTGGGTGCCACCCATACCTTCAATGCCCGCAGCGGCGACGCCCTGGCCTACATCCGCGAGCTGTGTGCTGAGCGCGACGGCCTGCCGCTCTCGCACGGCGGGGTGGACGTGGCCTTTGAGACCGCCGGGAGCCTGCCGACCACGCGCCTGACCCTGGCGGCGCCCAAACCCGGCGGCGTGGCCGTTCTGGTGGGGCTGCCCGCCGATCCGGAGGTCAGTCTGGACATCGTCAGTGCCGCCAGCCGAGAGGTCACGCTGCGCGGCGTGTTCCGCTACGCGAACTGCTATCCGGCCGCCGTGGAACTCGTCGCCAGCGGCGCGGTGAACCTGGACGCCCTCGTCACGCACCGCTACGCCTTCGACCAGACGCCGGCCGCCTTTGAGTTCGCCGACCGGGAAAAGAAGACCAGCATGAAGGTCATGATCGACGTCAGCTGA
- a CDS encoding phosphatidylglycerol lysyltransferase domain-containing protein, which produces MTSPSHLPAVQRALRYHARHARNPSSLVAIDRRTHLFEHPAFAGGVPYLAVGPVWMAGEPLAPPDAVPGLLTAFLDAARRARRTAILSPVGPDVGEAARQLGLPCLHLGATAYVDAHRWAPRGNRFARLRNDLNHAARQGLHVREVVEAGPGLQRALERLARRWLAGRRAGAGLEWIFRLDPSQHALLKRTFIASGPDGTLLAFLSASPLPGRAGWYLEDVVRDERSPRGTAASVVAHAIRTLGAEGVRSVTLGGVPLTGTSGDLHLRFLKPLVSRWYHVDGLQHFKAQFGADHVEDEWMILPSRSALPLAAWAVLRLALPDGVRPLMEQLWGDRPARSRRPGTPAAARLQPATRP; this is translated from the coding sequence ATGACCTCGCCGTCCCACCTGCCGGCCGTCCAGCGCGCGCTGCGGTACCACGCCCGACATGCCCGCAATCCGTCCTCGCTGGTCGCCATCGACCGCCGGACGCACCTGTTTGAACACCCGGCCTTCGCGGGCGGCGTGCCGTATCTCGCGGTCGGCCCGGTCTGGATGGCCGGGGAACCCCTGGCGCCTCCGGACGCCGTGCCCGGCCTGCTCACGGCGTTTCTGGATGCGGCCCGCCGCGCCCGGCGCACCGCGATCCTGTCGCCCGTCGGCCCGGACGTGGGGGAGGCCGCGCGTCAGCTGGGCCTGCCGTGCCTGCACCTGGGTGCCACCGCGTATGTGGACGCCCACCGCTGGGCTCCGCGCGGAAACCGCTTCGCCCGCCTGCGCAACGACCTGAACCACGCGGCCCGCCAGGGCCTCCACGTACGCGAGGTCGTGGAGGCCGGCCCCGGCCTGCAGCGGGCGCTGGAACGGCTGGCCCGGCGCTGGCTGGCGGGCCGCCGGGCGGGCGCGGGGCTGGAGTGGATTTTCCGGCTCGATCCCTCCCAGCACGCGCTCCTCAAGCGAACCTTCATCGCCAGCGGCCCGGACGGCACCCTGCTGGCCTTCCTGTCAGCCTCGCCACTCCCCGGCCGGGCCGGCTGGTACCTGGAGGACGTCGTGCGGGACGAGCGCAGTCCGCGCGGCACGGCAGCCAGCGTTGTGGCGCACGCCATCCGCACCCTGGGGGCCGAGGGCGTGCGCAGCGTCACGCTGGGCGGAGTCCCCTTGACGGGCACGTCCGGCGACCTGCACCTGCGCTTCCTGAAACCCCTGGTGAGCCGCTGGTACCACGTCGATGGGCTCCAGCACTTCAAGGCGCAGTTCGGCGCGGATCACGTCGAGGACGAATGGATGATCCTGCCGTCCCGGTCGGCGCTGCCGCTGGCCGCGTGGGCGGTTCTGCGGCTCGCCCTGCCTGACGGCGTGCGGCCCCTGATGGAACAGCTCTGGGGCGATCGGCCTGCCCGGAGCCGCCGCCCCGGCACCCCGGCCGCCGCCCGGCTCCAGCCGGCCACGCGACCATGA
- a CDS encoding diguanylate cyclase domain-containing protein produces the protein MGYQSASEYEFQRLLALTRYEILDTAPETRFDQLTALVADALEVPIALINFVDEFRQWGKSCMGLESSEAAREDSFCAHTIGLAAIGQRSGLIVPDARQDERFADNPMVTGAPDIVLYAGVPLTTPDGYHIGTLCVTDRVVRAFGDREMRLMHGFAALVMETLEARRRERQLTLDTQSSAAQVRELRRVAADAETLAAVTALFDSGLDSVEATRATAELLGTAADVDWCGLFRTDDHGLDLLASWERAPQGSGPITDANTILGGVAGFAARAQLSSFVDDYSAHPRALPGLLDLGVKAVAALALGEIDGTRYLLASARMHEVRPWRGSDRILLEAAARIVRGALERHARLQAAQAAAQLDALTGLPNRRALDEALRVEDEEGHGVKVALVDLDGMKAVNDGEGHDRGDTLLQVFARALRAQFRSSDGVYRLGGDEFAVLLRGPGDGLDDDEVLERVDQAVVATRAASFSSIGASTGIAHSSGQSMLETVAEADRRMYQHKRRKASLRRPGLTASR, from the coding sequence ATGGGGTATCAATCGGCATCGGAGTATGAGTTTCAGCGGCTGCTGGCCCTCACCCGTTATGAAATTCTGGATACCGCGCCGGAGACCCGCTTCGATCAACTGACCGCCCTGGTGGCCGACGCCCTCGAGGTGCCGATCGCCCTGATCAATTTTGTGGACGAGTTCCGGCAGTGGGGAAAATCCTGCATGGGCCTGGAGAGTTCCGAGGCCGCCCGCGAGGACTCCTTCTGTGCGCACACCATCGGACTGGCCGCGATCGGGCAGCGGAGCGGGCTGATCGTACCCGACGCCCGCCAGGATGAGCGGTTCGCCGACAATCCGATGGTGACTGGCGCGCCAGACATCGTCCTGTACGCGGGGGTGCCGCTCACCACTCCAGACGGCTACCACATCGGCACCCTGTGCGTCACGGACCGAGTCGTCCGGGCCTTTGGCGACCGCGAGATGCGGCTGATGCATGGTTTTGCCGCGCTGGTGATGGAAACGCTGGAAGCGCGGCGCCGGGAGCGCCAGCTGACCCTCGATACGCAGTCCAGCGCGGCCCAGGTACGTGAGCTGAGGCGGGTCGCCGCCGATGCCGAGACGCTCGCGGCGGTCACGGCGCTGTTCGACAGTGGCCTCGATTCCGTGGAGGCGACCCGCGCCACGGCCGAACTGCTGGGCACCGCGGCAGACGTGGACTGGTGCGGGCTGTTCCGGACGGACGACCATGGCCTCGACCTGCTGGCCAGCTGGGAACGCGCGCCGCAGGGAAGCGGCCCGATCACCGATGCGAACACCATCCTGGGCGGTGTGGCGGGTTTCGCGGCGCGGGCCCAGCTCAGCTCCTTCGTGGACGATTACAGCGCCCATCCGCGCGCCCTGCCGGGCCTCCTCGACCTGGGCGTGAAGGCCGTGGCCGCCCTGGCCCTCGGCGAGATCGACGGCACCCGCTACCTGCTCGCCAGCGCACGGATGCACGAGGTGAGGCCCTGGCGCGGCAGTGACCGGATCCTGCTGGAAGCGGCGGCCCGCATCGTCCGTGGAGCCCTGGAACGGCACGCGCGCCTGCAGGCCGCGCAGGCGGCCGCGCAGCTCGACGCCCTGACCGGTCTGCCCAACCGCCGCGCGCTGGACGAGGCGCTGCGCGTGGAGGACGAGGAAGGACACGGCGTCAAGGTCGCGCTGGTCGACCTCGACGGCATGAAGGCGGTCAACGACGGCGAGGGCCATGACCGGGGTGACACCCTGCTCCAGGTGTTCGCCCGCGCCCTGCGGGCCCAGTTCAGATCATCCGACGGCGTGTACCGGCTGGGCGGAGATGAGTTCGCCGTCCTGCTGCGCGGCCCCGGCGACGGCCTGGATGACGACGAGGTGCTGGAACGGGTCGATCAGGCGGTGGTGGCGACCCGCGCCGCCAGTTTCTCGAGCATCGGCGCGAGCACCGGCATCGCCCACTCGTCGGGCCAGTCCATGCTCGAGACGGTGGCCGAGGCCGACCGCCGGATGTACCAGCACAAGCGGCGCAAAGCGAGCCTGCGCCGCCCTGGCCTGACCGCCAGCCGCTAG
- a CDS encoding aldo/keto reductase, translating to MQYRRLGKTGYDVSTISFGAWAIGGTWGQVDDVQSMAALHRALDLGITFFDTADVYGDGHSERLIARLRRERPEEPFTVATKAGRRLDPHEAAGYTEKNLRGFIERSLSNLEMDALDLVQLHCPPTVLYRQPEVFGILDGFVQEGLIRHYGVSVELVDEALEAIKHPGVASVQIIFNAFRLKPADAFFAAARAADVGILARVPLASGLLTGKLRADTPFEADDHRAFNRHGEAFDKGETFSGVDYTTGLEAVDRLRPLVPDGVSLAQFALRWILMFPEVTCAIPGARTPQQVESNAAAAELPPLTGDQMQGVQAVYDDLIRAQVHGHW from the coding sequence ATGCAGTACCGAAGGCTCGGCAAGACTGGTTACGACGTGTCCACCATCTCGTTCGGGGCGTGGGCCATCGGCGGCACGTGGGGGCAGGTGGACGACGTCCAGAGCATGGCCGCGCTCCACCGCGCGCTGGATCTGGGCATCACGTTCTTCGACACGGCCGACGTGTACGGCGACGGGCACAGCGAGCGGCTGATCGCCCGCCTGCGCCGCGAGCGCCCGGAAGAGCCCTTCACGGTGGCCACCAAAGCCGGTCGGCGGCTCGATCCGCACGAGGCCGCCGGGTACACCGAGAAGAATCTGCGCGGGTTCATCGAGCGCAGCCTGAGCAATCTGGAGATGGACGCGCTCGATCTGGTTCAGCTGCACTGCCCGCCCACCGTGCTGTACCGCCAGCCGGAGGTCTTCGGGATCCTGGACGGGTTCGTACAGGAGGGCCTGATCCGGCACTATGGCGTGAGCGTGGAACTCGTGGACGAGGCGCTGGAAGCGATCAAACACCCCGGCGTGGCCAGCGTGCAGATCATCTTCAACGCCTTCCGGCTGAAGCCCGCCGACGCCTTTTTCGCGGCGGCTCGGGCGGCGGATGTCGGCATCCTGGCGCGCGTACCGCTCGCGAGCGGCCTGCTGACCGGCAAACTGCGCGCCGACACGCCCTTCGAAGCGGACGACCACCGCGCGTTCAACCGTCACGGGGAAGCCTTCGACAAGGGCGAGACCTTCAGCGGCGTCGACTACACCACGGGGCTGGAGGCGGTCGACCGCCTGCGGCCCCTGGTGCCGGACGGCGTGAGCCTCGCCCAGTTCGCACTGCGCTGGATCCTGATGTTCCCCGAGGTCACCTGCGCGATTCCCGGCGCGCGCACTCCCCAGCAGGTCGAATCGAACGCGGCCGCCGCGGAGCTTCCCCCACTGACCGGCGACCAGATGCAGGGCGTGCAGGCCGTGTACGACGACCTGATCCGCGCGCAGGTGCACGGGCACTGGTGA